The window AGCGGGACAAAAGCTCTTCTTGACTGTCATAATAAAAGCAAAAATTTAAATCTCCGCCTTTCCGGTCCTCTTCCTGATCAATAAAATAATCCAATAAAATGTGAAGACCTTGGATATACGGAAAATAGGCTTCTCGAATCATGGACGCATATTCCGGCTTGAAATCGTCTCTAAATGCATAAGAAACTAAACAAAAAATGCCCAAAGTGGAACCTGAACAAGCCGAAAACTCAAACCATTCCATCTTCGGAAGCTGATCTTTATAACGAGAAAACCATTTTTTTAATCGTTCTTCTCTTTCTTCCACACAAACATGCTTATGTATTTGGAGATCGCAATAATATCGGCAAAGTTCAAGCAAGTAGGAGGATATAGCCGGATAATGATTGATTTTTTGCAAGACTGACTGGCATGTGCCGACTAATTCCCGTAAATAGCCGCCATCTTCCTGCTCGTTTCGAAATCGGTAATAAGGGCGAAAAGGAGCTCCTACCGTTAACGCATCTATCATCGATTCGTGAAGGGCAGCAAAATCTTTTGGATCAAGAGAAGTGCTCCGGTCGCATAAATTGTCCAAGTAATCGCTGATCGTCTGGTAAGCGACAATAAACTTTACAGCTTCTCCGAAATGTTCGCCGGACAGCAGCGCTAAAATCGAACCGCCTTCACAATGAAACGTTTTATGTTCGATACTGGCAAGTGCTTGTTTTTTCAATTCTTGATCAGGTATCGAGTTCGCCTTTTGTTTCCATTTGTTTAATTCTTTATGAACAGTTGGAAATACTTTACGATAAGCCTGCCCCATTAATGAAAATGGATGGGTGGGGATGGTCAATATTCTCACCTCTTTTAATCAACCACATAGCCAATGGAACGCAAGCAATTTTCGACAAAACTCTTCGTATATGCGAAAACCTCTTCTCTTTCCGGCTCATTAAAAATTTCATGGTACAGTTTCGGCCACTCTTTGAAATGCATTTCTGAAAGAGACAATTGCTGAAACCACTTTTTCACTTCATTCTTATCTACAATTTTATCATCTCCTGCTTGCATGACCAAAAATGGAACATCAGGCATTTTCGAAACA of the Bacillus smithii genome contains:
- a CDS encoding tetraprenyl-beta-curcumene synthase family protein — protein: MTIPTHPFSLMGQAYRKVFPTVHKELNKWKQKANSIPDQELKKQALASIEHKTFHCEGGSILALLSGEHFGEAVKFIVAYQTISDYLDNLCDRSTSLDPKDFAALHESMIDALTVGAPFRPYYRFRNEQEDGGYLRELVGTCQSVLQKINHYPAISSYLLELCRYYCDLQIHKHVCVEEREERLKKWFSRYKDQLPKMEWFEFSACSGSTLGIFCLVSYAFRDDFKPEYASMIREAYFPYIQGLHILLDYFIDQEEDRKGGDLNFCFYYDSQEELLSRFQYFIQKADSSTKHLPHAKFHQLINRGLLGIYLSEDKVNQQKDVQSLAKKIIRFGGSTSYFFYYNGRMYRKFRQHVSK